Part of the Halostagnicola larsenii XH-48 genome, GATTCACGTCATCATCGTCCCGACGCTGCTCGACGATGCCGACGAGCCGGATCTCGCGACCGTCGAATCGGTCGCGACCGATATCGCGGCCGGCCTCGCACCGGGCGATCTGGTCGTCGCGGAATCGACGCTCCCGCCGGGGACCTGCCGGGACGTGCTTCGACCGCACCTCGCCGAGCAAAGCGGCCTCGAGCCCGACGCGTTCGGCCTGGCGTTCTGTCCCGAACGGACCTCCTCTGGAACGGCGCTTCGGGACATCCGCGGCCAGTACCCGAAAGTCGTCGGCGGCGTCGACGAGGAGAGTACGCGGGCAGCCGCGCTCGTCTACGACGAACTCTCGAACAACGACGTCCACCGGGTTTCCGACGCGACGACGGCTGAGACCGTGAAGGTCTTCGAGGGAATCTATCGGGATGTCAACATCGGACTGGCCAACGAACTCGCACGAGCCTGCGAGTCGTTCGGCATCTCCGTCCGCGAAGCGATCGACACCGCGAACGACCTGCCGATGTGCGACCTTCACGACCCCGGCCCCGGCGTCGGGGGGCACTGCATCCCCTTTTACCCCCACTTCGTGCTCTCGCAGGTCGATTCGGAGATGCCGGTGACACGGGCGGCGCGTCGGGTCAACGAGTCGATGCCCGCCGTCACCGTCGCTCAACTCGAGCGAACGCTCGAGGCTGATGGCATGGCGCTCGGGAACGTGGCCGTCGCAGTGCTCGGACTCACGTATCGGCCCGGCGTCGAAGAGATGCGAGCATCCCCCGCCATTGGCGTTATCGAGGAACTCACAAACCGCGGAGCAACCGTCTACGGTCTCGATCCGATGGTCGATCCGGCCGAGTTCGGAACTCGGCCGCTCGAGATCGACGAACTTGGTGACGCCGATATCGACGCGGCCGTCCTGGTAACACCGCACGAGGAGTTCGACCGAATCGATTGGGGCCGCCTCGAGTCGATGGTCGTGGTGGACGGCCGCGACGCGCTGGACTTCGAGGACGAGGCGTTCGCGCACCACCGCGGGTACACACTCGGTGGCGCGAAACGGGGCGTCTCGGCGGGCGATGCAGCGCCAGTCGATGGAGCAGCGGTCGACGGAGGTGAGTCATAGATGTATCGCGGGAAGACCATCGGCGTGGTCGTCACGGCGTACAACGAGGAGTCGTTCGTCGGCGAGGTGATCGAAACCGTTCCGCAGTTCGTCGATCGAATATACGTCGTCGACGACGCCTCGCCGGACGGCTGCTGGGAGGTTATAAAGCGCGTCAGTTCTCGGATCAACGACGACACAGCACCCGAGCTCGCGGTGACCGACGGCGGCGAGAACAGACGCGTCATTCCGATCCGCCACGAGGAAAATCGCGGATACGGAGCCGCCGTCAAGAGCGGCTACGAACGGGCCGTGGCCGACGGCATCGACGTCGTTGCGGTGATGAACGGCGACGGACAGATGGACCCCGAAATTTTAGATCGAATCCTCGACCCCGTCGTCGCCGGCGAGGCCGATTACGCGAAAGGGAATCGCCTTCACAATCCCGGCGACCGCCGCGGCATGTCGACGTTCAGGTTCGTCGGCAACGCGCTCCTGACCGGACTATCGAAGTTCTCGACCGGCTACTGGACGATGAGCGACCCCCAGAACGGCTATACGGCCATCTCGAGCGAAGCGATCGAGGAACTCGACCTCGAGTCGGTAACCGACGAGTACGGGTTTTTGAACCACCTGCTCACGCACCTGAACGTCAACGAATTCCGGGTCGCCGACGTACCGATGCGAGCCGTCTACGGCGACGAAGAAAGCAGCATCCGATACCTCCCGTTCGTTCGGTTCGTCTCCTTGCTGTTGCTCCGGAGCTTTCTCTGGCGGTTACAGACTCGGTACGTGAGACGAGAGTTTCACCCGACGGTCGTCTTCTACGCCGCCGGTGGGGTAGGACTGGTCGCGGGAGCGATCGCACTCGTCGGGTCGGCCGTTCGGTCGGTTCGCGGCGAAGACGGATTCACCGCCTCGATCACGTCGGTACTGACGGTTCTCGTCGGAACGGTGTCGCTCGCCACGGCCATCGCGATGGACGCCGAGGAAAACGAGGACCTCGAGGTGACCTACGACGAGCGCGAATCGACCCAGGAGAGCGAACTCCTCGAGGGCTGAAACAGCGCTTCTCGATACCGATTGTCGTCTCGAGGAGGAGTGTTCTCGACCAACGACCAGTTCTTCGGTTCAGATCCGAATCGGTTACTCGATGGCGTAGGTGACGATATCGCGTCCCTCACACGCCGGGCACCGAGTCGTCGTTCCGGAGACGGACGTTCCGCAGGTTCGACACTCGTGGACGACCGTTCGGTGCTCGGTGGTCCCGGTCTCTCCCGATCGGGACGACGAGCCAACCGAGGAATCCGCCCCGGTGTGGCCGAGAACCTCGAGGAGCTTTGAAAGGCTCATTGTGCTGAACGATCTGGGCTACCCGCAAGATCGGCATAAGTGTTTCCCGAGTATGCAGTCCATACGGATTCGACGACGCGTTATCGGCCACGAACGACGACGCGTTGACCGACCACGAGAGCTGTTCAGATCGCGGCCCCAAGAGTAACGCCAGCCGTCGCTGCGGTGGTAGCCTGCAGGCGACGGTTAACAAAGCCGCGCAAACCCCCCTAGTTCGGCAGCCGAATGCACGTTCTGATTCTGACGACGAACGAGGACGCGCCGTTTATGAACCAGCAGATCGCGGCCCTCGAGCGACTCGGCGTCTCGTTTACGGTGCAGTCGGTCGCCGGAGAAACCGGTCCCGCACAGTCGCGAAATCCACTCGAGTATCTGAAATTCTTTCCGACGGTCTTTCGGGAGTCGTTGAACGGCTACGACCTGATCCACGCCCATTACGGACTTACCGCGCCGATGGCGCTCGCGCAGTTCAGACAGCCGATCGTGCTTTCGCTGTGGGGGACGGACATCTACGGCCCCGGCGAACCGGTCAGTCGGTTCTGCGCACCGTTTTGTGACGAGGTAGTCGTCATGTCCGAGGAGATGCGACGCGACCTCGGACGGGACTGTACGGTGATCCCCGACGGCGTCAACCTAGAGCAGTTCGAGCCGATTCCACAGGAGCGGGCTCGAGAACGAGTCGGGTGGCACGAAGACGGGTACGACGTGCTTTTCCCGTATTCGCCCGATCGGGAAGTCAAAAATCATCCGCGAGCGAAGCGTATCGTTCGATCGGTCGACGAACAGATAGAGGAGTCGGTTCGACTGCGGGCGGTCCACGGGGTCGACCACGACGAAGTCATCCACTACATGAACGCGGCGGACGCGCTGCTTTTAACCTCCCGGAGCGAGGGATCGCCAAACTCCGTCAAAGAGGCGATGGCCTGTAACGTCCCGGTCGTCTCCGTCGACGTCGGCGACGTCGCCGACCAACTCGAGGGCGTCTCACCCTCAACCGTCGCGACGAGCGATCGAGAACTCGTCGACGGGCTCCGGGACGTACTAGAGCGCGGCGAGCGCTCGAACGGGCGCGAGGCGGCAGCGAAAATCAGCGTCGAACGAACCGCAGCGAGGATGCTCGAGATTTATCGGCGAGTCGTTTAGAGGACTCTCGAAAGCGGCCGTCAGTAAAAGATGATTCCGACCACTTCCATCGCGAAGAACATCGTTATCCAGAGAACGGTCGTGATGATAACGAGATACCCGACCCCCATCGCGGCCAGTTTCGGTTTTCGTGGCGAGCCGAGAAACCACGCGGCGATCATCACGTAGACCGGCATCAGGATGATGCCGAAGATGAGCCAGGTCCCCGTATCCGGAAACCCCGCGGTCGGTCCGCGACCGCCGAATCCGTGGGTCAACACGACCTCGAGTATCGAAAGGACCGCCGGATCGAGCGCGCTGAAACTCATGCTTTCACCTCTGGCCTCTCGCCGCCGTCACCGGACTCGTCGTCTCGAGACGTGTCCTGTAAGTGTTCGACGGCGTGGAGTTCGACCACCGGAACCACCTTCGCGACCAGGAGAAAGAACATCGTGACCATGCTGACCGTTCCGAGAACCGATGCCAACTCGATCAGGCTCGGCCAGTAGCTGCCGGGAACGGCTGCATAGATGTCGAACGTCGGGTGCAATAGCCCGTCGACAACGAACAGAATCTTTTCCATCAAGGTCGCGGCGAGCACCGCGACCCCAGCGACGACCGAGCGTTTCTTCGTAAACACCGCTGGTCGAATTGCTTGTGCGAACGTATATATGAGCACCAGCGTCACGAGCGTCATCGCGACGATGTACATCGGCGTCGAAAGCTTCGCACTGACCGCGGCGGCGAGATCGAGCGGCGGCGCGAACGTGCCAACGATGTTTTGCTGTAACTGGAGCCACAGGAATAGCAGACAGAAAAAGCCGAGCCAGAGCGTGAGACCGCGAAAGACATCGTCGGCGATGATGTGATCCCAATCGTAGACGTAGCGGAACCCGTACGATAACAGAATCACGCCACTGATCGCAGACGTCAGTGCGATCGTCAGGAACTGTGGTCCCTGAACCGCACCGAACCAGCCGGGCATTGACGGAATCAGCGCGAACAGCCACGGGATGACGCCCCCGTGGAGCAACAACGGCGCGAGGATGATGATCGCGAGCGCAAGCCACCAGACCATCCGCTGGACCATCTGATCTTCTTTCTCCGTGTAGCCGATCGTCATGAGTTTGTAAATCGGTTCGAAGTGGTTCGGGAGATCATCACGCAGGCGGGTGATGTCGTATCGAAGCGTCAGTGCCAGATACGTCGTCGTCAGGATGAGATAGAGCGTGATGACGGTCACGTCCCAGACCAGCGGCGAACTGTTGATCGTGATGTGAAAGTGGCCGATGATGCTCCGAACCATCCGATCTGGACGCCCGAGGTGGACGACGATGTAGAAGCCGGCCGCAGAGAGCCCGGCAATCGTCAGGAGTTCAGCGAGGCGTGCCACCGGCATGTATCGTTCCATACCGAGCAATCTGACGGCAGCCGAGAGGATGATTCCGCCGTGAGCGATCCCGACCCACCAGATGAACGCGCCGATGTACAGCCCCCAGGTGACGCCGCCGCCGCTGCCCCAGTCCGAAAGCCCGGTCACGACAAGCCCCTCGGAAAGCTGGTACATCCACCCGAGGAGAAACAGGGCGAACGCGAGCCCCGCAATAGCGAAGACGACGAAATATCCCTTCGACGTGTGCTGAATCGGACGCAGAATGTCCTCTCTGGTGGGTCGCTCGGTACTCATAGTAGATTCCCACCAACGGTTCCCTCGTCGGTGACCTCCTTTCGAACGTCAGCCAACCGGATCGTTTCGTCGTCGTTGCTTACATAACTCAACTCGTCGTACTGAATCGGACCCTCGATCTGTTCTGCGTTCGGACCCGGCTGGTTGCCGATGTAGACGACGTTCGGATTCGTTCCGATCTCCTCGAGCAACTTGAACGTCGAATCGGCCGCGCCACCGAATTCTGCAATCATTGCTTGGGCCTCTTGTTCGCTCATCCCGTCCGGTTCCGTCTCGCCGTCGATAATGTCGATCGCTTCCTGCAGGTCGTCGTCATCGTCTGCGGCCATCGCTCGCGCCCGTCCCAGCGGTGGGTTATCCACGTACTGACGGGGTGCGCTCTCGGGGTCGTTCATATCGCCGAACTGGATCGCTTCCGGCGGACAGGCGTCCTCGCAGGCCGTGCTTCCGATCATGTCCTCGCCCTCGTGGCCGTCTTGACGAGTCGGGCAGAACGTACACTTACTCATAACCCCGCGCGGGGCTCGACTGTCGACCGGGCGATCACGATCGTCGTATATGTGTTGGTCCTCGATCGCGCCTTCTGGAACCTCCGGTTCCATCCACTGGAAGTAGTTGACGCCATACGGACAGGCGACCTGACAGTACCGACACCCGATACAAACCTCGTAATCGGTAAGCACGAGGCCATCGCTTTGGCGCGTGTGGCGAGCCGTCGTCGGGCAGACCTTCTCACACGGCGCATCGGTACAATGCTGGCACGGCCGAATGAGACGTTGCCGTCCGGTTTCGAGCTGCTCGGTGGGATCTTCCCAATCGAGAACGTACATCCAGTTCACGCCAGAGTCGAGCTGATTCTCGTCGGCACAGGCCTCCACGCAGGAGAGACAGCCGTCACAGGTCTCGAGATCCAGCACCATCCCCCACTGGACCCCCTCGTCATCAGCGCCGCCTTGAGCGGGGCCTGCGTCGACGCTCGGCTCGGAATCGTCGACCGTCGCCGCTGCCCCCAGGCCGAGAAAGGCAGCACCCGCACCCATCTTCTTGATCACCTCGCGGCGATCGACTTCGCCGTCGCCATCGAACGCCTCGAGCACTCGGCCCAGACCACCGTCGTCGTCCGATTCCATCTCCTCGAGTGCCGCTTCGGTCGGCCGGTCGTCCTGGCCGAACTCTGCCATCATATCCTCGTGGTACTTCTCGTGGAAGTCGGCCTCCGAGAGTTCGCCCTTGGTAACCCGCATCGCGTCCTGTGCCATTTCCATACCAAGTTCAGTATCGTACTCGGTATCGTCGAGCATCGCTTCGAGATCGTTTTCCCACTCTTCCCCGAGGGGATGGAACGAATCGGCCGTCTCGTTCGACTCGTCGTCCGCGTTCATTCAGTCGTACCCCTGGTATCAGTCCGTCCAACGACGTGTGGACGCTTTTTGAGCCCCCAGCCGATGACGCCGAGGAGCAACAACGCAGCGACGAACAGCGTGATCCAGGTCGTCGCCGTCGGGTCTCCGTAGGCGGCCGCGTCTGGAATCATCCGCGTCATCTGGATCATGACGAGGACGAGAAAGAGGACGCCGAACATCGAGGAGACCGCAACCCAGATGCCGTCGTAGAACGCCTCAGTCGTCTCGACCGCGTCACGAGAACTGCACTCTGTCGGTTCTTCCGGTGGATCCGGTTCGGTTCGATACGTGTGACCCATGGGAACACAACCTACGCCAGCAGTTACAAAAGAGCCACGGGGAGGTACGGGATTTAATTCGAGATTAGACCGCGTTTGGACGACGATACTGGCGTTTCGTCGATGGACGTTCAATAATTTGAATTATTCTCCATCAGCCATCTTTTCTCTGGGTTGCCAGAGCGCACACCAGTCGACCGATCGAATCGGTCCCGCCACCTCGGTGCACGCGCCGATCGCGTCGCCGTTCTCATCGTCGATATAGAAGGTACAGTTCCCGCACTGAGCGCCGTCTCTTGCACCGCACTCGTAGGCGGCGTTGCTCTTCGATTCTAGCTCCCCCTCGTCGGCTCGCTCGATCCCGTCGATACTCGGTGCAGTGGCCTCCACCTCCGGGACCTCGCCGTCTAATATGTCGAGACACCAATCGGCGGGGCGCTCGTCCTGCGGTGACCCGTTTGCGCCCAAATTAAGACAGCCCGCGAGCCCGATAACCGAACCGGTGCCGGCGAGTTGGAGCAATCGACGACGCGTTTTTCGACGCTCGGAGTCGTTCATACGGAAATCAGTCGCCCGAAGCTTCTATCGCGAGTGGTATCAATACGGTCACTGTTCCACCAAAAACAGCGGATTACTGGTGGTGGTGGTTGATCTTGCGACCCGGTAGGGCGCTTGTCGCCGCGGCGAGGCGACGCTGTCACCGCGAGGAGCCGTATCGATTGGCTTTATGAGTGCCCGACTACAACTTGCGTTCATGACCGTACTCGTTGCGTACGACAACTCGGGTCCCGCACAAAAGGCGCTCCAGTGGGCTATCGACGAGCACCCCAGCGAAGAGATTGTCCTTCTTCGGATCATCGAAGCCGCCGGCGGTTCGACCTCCGCGGGTATCAATCTCGCCCAGGAGAAACTGATGGAGCTTCAAGAACAGAAACAGGACGAGATATCAGAAGAAGCAACGAACGTGATCGAAGACGACGACATCGACATACGAACGGAGACGGCTATCGGGGACCCCGCTCGAGAGATCGTCGAATTCGCCGAGGAGAACGATGTCGATCACATCCTCGTCGGAAGCCACGGCCGATCGGGTGTCTCCCGCGTGCTGCTCGGAAGCGTCGCCGAAAAAGTCGTTCGTCGTGCGTCCGTTCCGGTAACGGTCGTCCGTTGACATCCTCCCGCCCTGAAGGGCGAGGATTCCCGCGGTGGGATATTGTGGTTTACGACGTTATGTGTTCTTGAGGTGTGAACGCACCAGTTTCCGTGTCAAACAAGACCGTCGATGGCTGTGCCAACCAGCCGTTACTCCTATCTCCCCCGTCACAGGAGAGACTCGGAGATACTTTCTGTCGAATGTTCTCAGCACCGTTCACATCCGCGTTCGCCACCATACCACACTCATCACAGACGTATAACCCACGTTCAACACGGTTCGCCTTGCGCTCCCGGCCACAGCACGAACACGACTTCGACGTATCCCGCTCGGACACCTGCTCGACCGTGATGCCGTTCATCTCGGCTTTGTAAGTGAGCAGATCTGTGAAGCGGTCGACCGATACAACGAGCGTTACTCCATCTCTCGAGCTTCCTCGAGAAGGGTTTCCGATTCGAAATCGTTGAGCGGGTTCGGTTCGTTTTTCATGGTTTCGATGACGAACCGGGAACTGGTTCGTTTGACTTCGTCGATCCGTTCGTAATCGCTGATGAGCCGATGGACCATCTCGCGGTTCGAGAGATGCGAGATCACGATGAAGTCCGTATCGCCCATCGTGAAGTACACTTGATTGACCCCCTCTATCTCACCGAGTTTCTTGCCGACCTGTTTGTGGTACTGGTCGTCGTACTCGGCGATGACTTCCGTGACGACCGTGATATCGAGTCCGAGCTTCTCGAGGTCGATGTCGAACAGATCGTTGGTGACGACGCCAGCGTCATTGAGTTTGGTCAACCGGTAGTGGACCGTCGATTTGGGAATCTCGGTGTGGTCTGCGATCTCGTCCGGGCTTCCCGTCCCGAGCTGGGCAATCGCCTGCAAGATGCGGATGTCACGTTCGTCCATATCCTGTCCAACGGCCAAGTCCAATAAACAACATTCGAAAAGGGACCTATAGCTTGAACCAGAGTCGGACGTAATCCACAGTTTCGTGTGACGAGCACAGGCTGGAACGGACACGAAACGGATCTCCGAAGTGAAACCCCGTTGTGAAGAATTCAATTCCATACACGATTGTTTATTAGCACTCAATACGATATACATCCATATGTCTGAATAT contains:
- a CDS encoding glycosyltransferase family 2 protein; the protein is MYRGKTIGVVVTAYNEESFVGEVIETVPQFVDRIYVVDDASPDGCWEVIKRVSSRINDDTAPELAVTDGGENRRVIPIRHEENRGYGAAVKSGYERAVADGIDVVAVMNGDGQMDPEILDRILDPVVAGEADYAKGNRLHNPGDRRGMSTFRFVGNALLTGLSKFSTGYWTMSDPQNGYTAISSEAIEELDLESVTDEYGFLNHLLTHLNVNEFRVADVPMRAVYGDEESSIRYLPFVRFVSLLLLRSFLWRLQTRYVRREFHPTVVFYAAGGVGLVAGAIALVGSAVRSVRGEDGFTASITSVLTVLVGTVSLATAIAMDAEENEDLEVTYDERESTQESELLEG
- a CDS encoding glycosyltransferase; its protein translation is MHVLILTTNEDAPFMNQQIAALERLGVSFTVQSVAGETGPAQSRNPLEYLKFFPTVFRESLNGYDLIHAHYGLTAPMALAQFRQPIVLSLWGTDIYGPGEPVSRFCAPFCDEVVVMSEEMRRDLGRDCTVIPDGVNLEQFEPIPQERARERVGWHEDGYDVLFPYSPDREVKNHPRAKRIVRSVDEQIEESVRLRAVHGVDHDEVIHYMNAADALLLTSRSEGSPNSVKEAMACNVPVVSVDVGDVADQLEGVSPSTVATSDRELVDGLRDVLERGERSNGREAAAKISVERTAARMLEIYRRVV
- the nrfD gene encoding NrfD/PsrC family molybdoenzyme membrane anchor subunit; this translates as MSTERPTREDILRPIQHTSKGYFVVFAIAGLAFALFLLGWMYQLSEGLVVTGLSDWGSGGGVTWGLYIGAFIWWVGIAHGGIILSAAVRLLGMERYMPVARLAELLTIAGLSAAGFYIVVHLGRPDRMVRSIIGHFHITINSSPLVWDVTVITLYLILTTTYLALTLRYDITRLRDDLPNHFEPIYKLMTIGYTEKEDQMVQRMVWWLALAIIILAPLLLHGGVIPWLFALIPSMPGWFGAVQGPQFLTIALTSAISGVILLSYGFRYVYDWDHIIADDVFRGLTLWLGFFCLLFLWLQLQQNIVGTFAPPLDLAAAVSAKLSTPMYIVAMTLVTLVLIYTFAQAIRPAVFTKKRSVVAGVAVLAATLMEKILFVVDGLLHPTFDIYAAVPGSYWPSLIELASVLGTVSMVTMFFLLVAKVVPVVELHAVEHLQDTSRDDESGDGGERPEVKA
- a CDS encoding 4Fe-4S ferredoxin N-terminal domain-containing protein, with translation MNADDESNETADSFHPLGEEWENDLEAMLDDTEYDTELGMEMAQDAMRVTKGELSEADFHEKYHEDMMAEFGQDDRPTEAALEEMESDDDGGLGRVLEAFDGDGEVDRREVIKKMGAGAAFLGLGAAATVDDSEPSVDAGPAQGGADDEGVQWGMVLDLETCDGCLSCVEACADENQLDSGVNWMYVLDWEDPTEQLETGRQRLIRPCQHCTDAPCEKVCPTTARHTRQSDGLVLTDYEVCIGCRYCQVACPYGVNYFQWMEPEVPEGAIEDQHIYDDRDRPVDSRAPRGVMSKCTFCPTRQDGHEGEDMIGSTACEDACPPEAIQFGDMNDPESAPRQYVDNPPLGRARAMAADDDDDLQEAIDIIDGETEPDGMSEQEAQAMIAEFGGAADSTFKLLEEIGTNPNVVYIGNQPGPNAEQIEGPIQYDELSYVSNDDETIRLADVRKEVTDEGTVGGNLL
- a CDS encoding high-potential iron-sulfur protein, whose product is MNDSERRKTRRRLLQLAGTGSVIGLAGCLNLGANGSPQDERPADWCLDILDGEVPEVEATAPSIDGIERADEGELESKSNAAYECGARDGAQCGNCTFYIDDENGDAIGACTEVAGPIRSVDWCALWQPREKMADGE
- a CDS encoding universal stress protein, whose amino-acid sequence is MTVLVAYDNSGPAQKALQWAIDEHPSEEIVLLRIIEAAGGSTSAGINLAQEKLMELQEQKQDEISEEATNVIEDDDIDIRTETAIGDPAREIVEFAEENDVDHILVGSHGRSGVSRVLLGSVAEKVVRRASVPVTVVR
- a CDS encoding Lrp/AsnC family transcriptional regulator produces the protein MDERDIRILQAIAQLGTGSPDEIADHTEIPKSTVHYRLTKLNDAGVVTNDLFDIDLEKLGLDITVVTEVIAEYDDQYHKQVGKKLGEIEGVNQVYFTMGDTDFIVISHLSNREMVHRLISDYERIDEVKRTSSRFVIETMKNEPNPLNDFESETLLEEAREME